A stretch of Lathyrus oleraceus cultivar Zhongwan6 chromosome 6, CAAS_Psat_ZW6_1.0, whole genome shotgun sequence DNA encodes these proteins:
- the LOC127096801 gene encoding transcription factor MYB13, producing MVRAPCCEKMGLKRGPWSLEEDQILISYIQKHGHGNWRALPKLAGLLRCGKSCRLRWINYLRPDIKRGNFTNEEEENIIKLHEMLGNRWSAIAAKLPGRTDNEIKNVWHTHLKKKLNKTSSELSNKRVISKQKIKRSDSNSSTITESESASACTTSSSDDFSSVGKRKDVIKSEDIESMEEPMPEIDESFWSEAAALDETSTHMTSSSLTISNEILPLQYPSNCGDIFPQESKVDYNSNLDDGMDFWYDIFIRTGDQIELPEF from the exons ATGGTAAGAGCTCCTTGTTGTGAAAAGATGGGATTGAAGAGAGGTCCTTGGTCTCTTGAAGAAGATCAAATCCTCATTTCTTACATCCAAAAACATGGCCATGGCAACTGGCGTGCTCTCCCAAAACTTGCAG GTTTGTTAAGGTGTGGCAAGAGTTGCAGACTTCGTTGGATTAACTATTTGAGACCTGATATCAAGAGAGggaatttcacaaatgaagaagaagaaaacatcattAAGCTTCATGAAATGCTTGGGAACAG GTGGTCAGCAATTGCAGCAAAATTACCGGGAAGAACAGACAATGAAATAAAAAATGTGTGGCACACACATTTGAAGAAGAAGCTAAACAAAACAAGCTCAGAATTATCTAACAAAAGGGTGATCTCAAAACAAAAAATCAAACGTTCTGATTCAAATTCAAGCACAATAACTGAATCAGAATCTGCATCTGCATGCACTACTAGTTCTAGTGATGATTTTTCATCCGTTGGTAAAAGAAAAGATGTAATAAAAAGTGAAGACATTGAGTCTATGGAAGAACCAATGCCAGAAATTGATGAGAGTTTTTGGTCAGAAGCAGCAGCATTGGATGAAACTTCAACTCATATGACATCAAGTTCTTTGACAATCTCAAATGAGATATTGCCACTTCAATACCCTTCTAACTGTGGTGACATTTTTCCACAAGAAAGTAAGGTTGATTATAATTCTAACTTAGATGATGGCATGGATTTTTGGTATGACATATTCATTAGGACTGGAGATCAAATAGAATTGCCAGAGTTCTGA